The Sphingopyxis sp. BE259 nucleotide sequence AATTTGACCTTTCGCGCCGAGGTGCCGGTGCTGGGCAATGCGCTGGCGATCCACGCGCGGCTGCGGCAGACGGCGCGCGCGGGCTATGGCGGGGTGATCTGGACCGGCACACAAGCGATCGTGTCGCACTCGCCCGAACTATTCTTTGCGCTGCGCGGCGGGCAAGTGATGGCGCGGCCGATGAAAGGCACGGCGGCGCGATTGCCCGATGCCGAAGCCGACGCGGCGGCGGCGCGCGACCTGGCCGATGATCCGAAACAGCGCGCCGAAAATCTGATGATCGTCGATCTGATCCGCAACGATCTGTCGCGCGTCGCGGTGCCGGGGTCGGTCGCGGTGCCCGACCTGTTCCGCGTCGAGAGCTTTCCGACGATCCACCAGCTCGTCTCTGACGTCAGCGCGCGCCTGCCCGGCGGCGTCGGCGCGGTCGATGTCCTGCGCGCCGCGTTTCCGTGCGGATCGATCACCGGCGCCCCCAAGGTGCGGGCGATGGAGATCATCGACGCATTGGAAGGCGATGCGCGCGGCATCTACACCGGGTCGATCGGATTCATCGAGCCTGGCGGCGATGCGGCGTTCAATGTCGCGATCCGCACGTTGGTCTTTCCCGATTCCAGCGACTTGCATGGCGGCGCAAATCGCGCCACGCTGGGACTGGGTTCGGGAATCGTCGCCGACAGCCAGCCGGCTGACGAATGGCGCGAATGTCTGGCGAAGGGGGAATTTGTGGCGGCAGCGGGGGCGCGTTTCGACCTGATCGAAACCATGTTCTTCGATCCGATCGAGGGCGTCCAGCGGCTGGAAGGTCATCTGGCGAGGATGAAAGCGAGTGCCGAGGCGCTTGGCTTTGCCTTTGATCGGCATGGTGCGCGCAACAGCCTGCAATCGGCGACCTTTCGCCTGCGTCACGCGGCGCGGGTGCGGATGCGGCTGGCGCCGTCGGGGGCGCTGGCGGTTGAGGTGTCGCCGCTGCCGCGGCTCGCCGAACTGCCGGTGCCGGTGGCGGTGCGGCCAGTGCCGATGGCCGCCGATGATTTTCGGCTGGCGCACAAGACCAGCCAGCGCGCCGACTATGACGCGGCACGGCACGACAGCGGCGCCGCCGAAGTCGTGTTTGTGGACGAGCCGGGTTTCGTGACCGAGGGCAGTTGGAGCAATATCTTTGTCGAGCGCGACGGCCAGTTGCTCACCCCGCCGCTGGCGCTGGGGCTGCTGCCCGGGGTGCTGCGCGCCGAGCTGATCGACAAGGGCCGCGCGGTCGAATCGCATCTGCGGCTCGCCGATCTGGCGGACGGCTTCTTTATCGGCAATTCGCTGCGTGGGCTGATCCCGGCGCGATTGGCGAAGGAAATCGCGCCGTGACGGAGATGGGCTGAATCTGTTACCGCGCTAAAGCAGTGGACGGGAGAGTCAGCCCGGCCGTAAGACCGGGCGCTGTCTGTCCTCTCGGTCGGTGCTGCGCTGCATAGGTAAATTATCAACCAGCGCGCTTGCGAATGTCAGACGAAGGCTTTAGGCGCGGCCCCGCGCAATTTCCTGTCAAATCGCCGCCTGTCCGCGCCAGCCACGGAAAGTATCGTCATGTCGTTCAAGCCGCATATCTCCGCCGCCCTGAAACGCATCCAGCCGTCGGCAACGCTCGCGATGACCGCGCGCGTATCGGCGCTGAAGGCCGCGGGCGTGGATGTGATCGGGCTGAGCGCGGGCGAGCCCGATTTCGATACGCCTGATTTCGTCAAGGAAGCGGCGATCGAGGCGATCCGCAATGGCCAGACCAAATATACGCTGGTCGACGGCACCGTGGCGCTGAAAGAAGCGATCCGCGGCAAGTTCCGCCGCGACAACGGGCTGGAATTCGGGCTCGACCAGATTTCGGTCAATGTCGGCGGCAAGCACACCTTGTTCAACGCGCTGGTCGCGACGGTTGACAAAGGCAACGAAGTCATCATCCCGGCGCCCTATTGGGTCAGCTATCCCGACATTGTCGCCTTTGCGGGCGGCACGCCTGTGATCATCGAGGGCAGCGCGGCGCAAAATTACAAGATCACCCCCGCGCAGCTTGACGCCGCGATCACCGATAAGACGCGCTGGGTGATGCTCAACTCGCCGTCGAACCCGTCGGGCGCCGCCTATTCGGGCGCCGAGCTCGACGCATTGGGTGAAGTCATCCGCCGCCACCCGCATGTGATGGTGATGACCGACGATATGTACGAGCATGTCTGGTATGCTGATTTCGCTTTTACCACCTTTGCGCAGCGCTGCCCCGACCTGATCGACCGCATCCTGACCGTCAACGGCTGTTCGAAAGCCTATGCGATGACCGGCTGGCGCATCGGTTACGCCGGCGGCCCGGCGTGGATCATCAAGGCGATGGGCAAATTGCAGTCGCAATCGACGTCGAACCCCTGCTCGATCGCGCAGGCCGCCGCGGCGGCCGCGCTCGGCGGTCCGCAGCAGTTCCTCGACGACCGAAACGCCGCGTTCAAGAAGCGCCGCGACATGGTCGTCGCGATGCTTAACGATGCCCCTGGGTTGACCTGTCCCACCCCCGATGGTGCCTTCTATGTCTATCCCGATGCCTCGGGCTGTATCGGCAAGAAGACCCCCGACGGCAAGGTGATCGACAGCGACGAGGCGCTGATCGACTATTTCCTCGACAGCGCAAAGGTGGCGGCGGTCCATGGCGGTGCCTTTGGCCTCTCGCCGGCGTTTCGGGTCTCCTATGCGACGTCGGAGGCAGTGCTGAAGGACGCTTGCGTACGGATCCAACAGGCGTGCGCGGCGCTGCGCTGAGCTGGCCAACCGCCGTTCGCACGGATCAAGATACCGTTTGTCCTGAGGAGCCATTGAGCTTGTCGAAATGGTGTCTCGAAGGGCCGCCGCGCAGGCGTCCTTCGAGACGGGCCTTCGCCTTCTCTCAGCCCCTCCTCAGGACAAGCGGAGTTTCGTTCTCGATTTCACGATAGAGTTTTCAGCCCGCATAGGAATTCTGTACCGACCGGTCTTGTAATGTCGGCGGCGGAGCCTATTTGAACCTGAACGGCGGTTAAGCGCCCGGTTCACCGGATAGTAAGCCATCCTGTTTAGGGTGACGGACATCACTGCACGGTTGGTCGGGGCGCGCCACATCGTCGGTGTAACCAAAGCGGTTTTGGCCGCGAACCAAGATAGATGAAAAAAGAGGCTCCCCATGCTCAATCTCTTCCGCTCCGACTGGTTCTTGTCGATGCTCGCCGGCTTCGCGATTGGCGCGACCTATATCGTGCTCAACCAGCCCATGCTGCCGATCCCCGCGTGACGCAAGCGCGCCGCGCACCGTTCAGCCGTATTATCGCGACACTCGTCGCGGGCGCGATCGTGGCGCAATGCGCCCCGGCGCAGGCCGAAAGCGTCGTCAAGCTACCCGCTGCCGCCGTTGATCCGGCGGTCAAGGCGAAGCGCGCGACCGCGGTGCTCGCGGGCGGCTGTTTCTGGGGTGTCGAGGGCGTCTTTGCCAATGTGAAGGGCGTCATCTCGGTCGAATCGGGCTATCATGGCGGCAGCGCCGCGACCGCGAAATATGAACTGACCCACGACGGCAAGTCGGGCCATGCCGAGGCGGTACGGATCGTCTATGATCCGAGCCAGGTCAGCTATGGCAGCTTGCTGCGCGTGCTGTTTTCGGTGGTCGCCGATCCGACGCTGAAGAACCGCCAAGGGCCGGACGTCGGATCGCAATATCGCGCCGCGATCGTCCCGCTTGACGCGACGCAGCGCCAGGTCGCGACCAGCTATCTGGCGCAGATCGGCAAGGGCCGATATTTCGCCAAGCCGATCGTCGTGCCGGTCGAAAGCTACAAGCGTTTTTACCGCGCCGAGGTCAATCATCAGGATTTCATGCGCCGCAACCCGTCGAACGGCTATATCGTCCGCTGGGACGCGCCGAAGCTGGCGGCGCTGAAACGACTGTTCCCGGCCATGGTCCGCGCGTCCCCCGCACCCTGACGGCCGCGCCGTTCCCCCACTCGTCGCGCCAGAAGAATCGTTCATCGCAAACTGCTGGTCCCCCTTGCGCACCTGCGAGACCACAAGGCCGGGGATTTTGTATAAGTCGCAGGTGCGGGGTTAGCATGAAATTTGCGTTATCGGGCCGGCCGCTCCTCGCCATGACGATGAGCGCTGCGGTGCTTGCGGGGTGCGTCAGCAGCGCGGCGATCGTGCCGCCGCCGCGCTCGCAGGCGGCGGTGCCCAAGCCCGCAGGTTCGGTGACTGTGCCGATCGGCCAGCCGGTGCGATCGGCGATGCCGCGCCCGGTCGGCCCGCTCGACCCTGGTTTTCGGCGCCCTCCCGCCGGGCTGACCGAGCGCATCCATTTTCTGTGGCGCGCCTTTCCGGGCAAGACCGGGATTGCGGTGCAGCGGATCGACGGCGAATGGGCGATTGCCGAACGCGGCGGTGACCTGTTCCCGCAACAGAGCGTGTCGAAACTGTGGGTCAGCCTGACGGCGCTTGATGCGGTCGATCAGGGGCGCATCCGGCTCGATCAGCCGGTCAGGATTGGTCCGGAAGACGTGACCCTGTTCTATCAGCCGCTTGCGGCGCGCGTCCGCGCCCAGGGGTCGGTGACGATGACCGTCCGCCAGCTCATCGAAACGGCGATCACCCAAAGCGACAACACCGCGAACGACAGCCTGCTGCGCACCGTGGGCGGACCGGGCGCGGTGCGCGCCTATCTGGCCAAGAAAGATCTGGGGGCCATCCGCTTCGGGCCCGGTGAACGGCTGCTCCAAAGCGGCATCGCCGGGATGGCCTGGCAGCAAAGCTATTCGGTCGGCCGCAATTTCGAGGCGGCGCGATCGGCGCTTTCGCCGGCAACCCGCCGCGCCGCGATGGACAATTATCTCGCCAGTCCGATGGACGGCGCCAGCCCGACGGCGGTTGCCAGCGCGCTGGCCCGGCTGGCGCGCGGCACCTTGCTGTCGCCCGAATCGACCGAATATCTGCTGGGCGTGATGAGCCGGACAAAAAGCGGCCCGAAGCGGCTGAAGGCCGGCCTGCCGCCGGGCTGGAAATTCCTGCACAAGACCGGGACGGGCCAGAATCTGGGTGGCATGACCGCGGGCTATAACGACATCGGCATTGCCACCGCCCCCGACGGCACGCGCTATGCGATCGTCGTGTTCATGGGCAGCACCACCTCACCCATTCCGGCGCGCATGGCCTTGATGCAGGCGGTATCGAGCGCGGTCGCCGAATTTCATGGAAGATAATCGCTGATGCGGATCGCTATTCTCTCCCTGTCGGCGCTCGCCTTAGCCGCCTGCGCCACTCCCGAAACGCGGCTCCGCACCGGACTGGTCAACGCCGGCCTGTCGCAATCGATCGCGTCGTGCATGGCCGAACGGATGGTTGACCGGCTGTCGCTGCTCCAGCTGCGCCGCCTGGGTTCGCTATCGACCCTGAAGGACAAAAGAATGAGCGACTTGTCGCTCAACCAGTTCCTCCACAAGGTCCGCGCCCTGAAAGACCCCGAGATCTTGACGGTCACGACAAGCTCGGCCGCGCTCTGCGCTTTTCGCTAGGCAAGATTATCTGGGGCGCTGCGGGGTAGCCTTGCCCGCCAACTTGTGCTTAGGCGGCGCCAATTCTCCCCGCCCCAAGACTCGAAAGGCCCGGCAGACCTCATGAACATCCACGAATATCAGGCGAAAGAACTGCTCGCGAAATATGGCGTTGCGGTGCCCAAGGGCATTGCCGCGATGAGTGTCGAAGAAGCTGTCGCCGCGGCGAAGCAGCTCCCCGGGCCGCTTTACGTGGTGAAATCGCAGATTCATGCGGGCGGCCGCGGCAAGGGCAAGTTCAAGGAGCTCGGCCCCGATGCCAAGGGCGGCGTCCGCCTCGCCAAGACGATCGAAGAGGTTGAAGCGCATGCGAAAGACATGCTCGGCAACACGCTGGTGACGATCCAGACCGGTGACGCCGGCAAGCAGGTCAACCGCCTCTACATCACCGACGGCGCCGACATTAAGCAGGAATTCTATCTCGCCTTGCTCGTTGATCGTGGATCGAGCCGCGTCGCGGTCGTCGCTTCGACCGAAGGCGGCATGGACATCGAAACCGTCGCGCACGACACGCCGGAAAAGATCCACACGATTACCATCGATCCCGCCACGGGCCTCCAGCCGCACCACGGCCGCAGCGTTGCCGCGGCGCTTGGGCTGTCGGGCGATCTGGCGAAACAGGCTGCCAAGGTTCTGGCCGGTTTGTACGCCGCATTCCTCGGCACCGATGCCGAACAGATCGAAATCAACCCCCTCGCCGTGTGCGAAGGCAAGGATGGCGACGAACTGCTGGTGCTCGACGCCAAGGTCGCGTTCGACGGCAATGCGATGTTCCGCCACAAGGATCTGGCCGAGCTGCGCGACCTGACCGAAGAAGACCCGGCCGAGGTCGAGGCGTCGGAATATGACCTCGCTTACATCAAGCTCGATGGCAATATCGGCTGCATGGTGAATGGCGCGGGCCTCGCGATGGCGACGATGGACATCATCAAATTGAACGGCGAATTCCCCGCCAACTTCCTCGACGTCGGCGGCGGCGCTTCGAAGGAAAAGGTTACCGCGGCGTTCAAGATCATTCTGAAGGATCCCGCGGTGAAGGGCATCCTCGTCAACATCTTTGGCGGCATCATGAAGTGCGACATCATCGCCGACGGCATCGTCGCGGCGGCGAAGGAAGTGAATCTGTCGGTGCCTTTGGTCGTCCGCCTGGAAGGCACGAATGTGCAGCAGGGTAAGGACATCCTCGCCAATTCCGGGCTGCCGATCGTCGCGGCCAACGATCTGGGCGATGCGGCAAAGAAGATTGTCGCGGAAGTCCGCGCGGCTTGATTTACTTGCCTCTCCCCCTTGGGGGAGAGGCAGCGAGCCCCGGATCAAGTCCGGGGCGCAGCGGTGAGGGCGGCAACGTCCAGGCCCTCACCAAGTCCGACTAGGTCCTGTGGACCAAGTCTCCCTATCCTCTCCCCCACGGGGAGAGGAAGCTAGGTTGACGTTTACGTAAAGCGCAATTATGGCGCAGTGCACAATTTGCTGAGAGGAGCTTTAGGCCCATGAAAATCCTCGTCCCCGTCAAGCGGGTGCTCGATTACAACGTCAAGCCGCGGGTCAAATCCGACGGCACTGGCGTCGATCTGGCGAATGTCAAAATGTCGATGAACCCGTTCGACGAGATCGGGATCGAAGAAGCGATCCGCCTGAAAGAAAAGGGCGTTGCGACCGAGGTCGTGGCGATCAGCGTCGGCCCGGCGAAGGCACAGGAAACGCTGCGCACCGCGCTCGCGATGGGCGCCGACCGTGCGATCCTGGTCCAGACCGACGACGATGTCGAACCGCTGGCGCTCGCGAAAATCTTCAAGGCGATCGCTGACGCCGAAACGCCCGGCCTTGTTATCCTCGGCAAGCAGGCGATCGACGGCGACAACAACCAGACCGGCCAGATGCTCGCCGCGCTCACCGGTTGGGCGCAGGGCACCTTTGCCAGCGCGGTCAATGTCGAGGGCGATCATGTCAACGTGACCCGCGAAGTCGACGGCGGTCTTGAGACGGTGAAGCTCAAGCTTCCCGCGATCGTCACCACCGACCTGCGTCTGAACGAGCCGCGCTATGCCTCGCTGCCGAATATCATGAAGGCGAAGTCGAAGCCGCTCGATACCAAGACCCCGGCTGACTACGGTGTCGACACGGCGCCGCGGGTCAAGACGGTCAAGGTGTCGGAACCGCCCGTCCGCTCGGCGGGTGTCAAGGTCGCCGATGTCGATGAACTGGTTGCCAAGTTGAAGGCGATGGGAGTGCACTCATGAAAACGCTCGTTTGGGTCGAACATGACGGCAAGGCCGTCAAGGACGCCACGCTCGCAGTGGTTACCGCCGCGTCGCAGCTTGGCGAAGTCCATCTGCTCGTCGCGGGTAGCGGCGTCGATGCCGTTGCCAAGGAAGCCGCGCAGATCGCGGGCGTGGGCAAGGTGCATGTCGCCGACAACGCCGCCTTCGATCACAATCTGCCCGAAAATGTCGCGCCGCTCGTCGCCGAGCTGATGGCGAGCCATGATGCGTTCCTCGCGCCTGCGACGACGACCGGCAAGAATATCGCGCCGCGCGTCGCCGCGTTGCTCGACGTGATGCAGATTTCGGAAATCCTGTCGGTCGAAGGTCCGAAGACCTTCACCCGCCCGATTTACGCGGGCAACGCGATCGCAACCGTCGAATCGTCGGACGCCAAGCTCGTCCTCACCGTCCGCGGCACCGCGTTCGACAAGGCGGCCACCTCGGGCGGTTCGGGCACGGTCGAAGCCGTTGGCGGCGGCAGCGACGCGGGTATTGCGACCTTCGTCGGCGCCGAAATCGCCAAGCAGGATCGTCCCGAACTGACCTCCGCCAAGATCATCGTATCGGGCGGCCGCGCGCTGGGTTCGAGCGAGAAATATCAGGAAGTGATCGTCCCGCTCGCCGACAAGCTGAACGCCGCGCTCGGTGCCAGCCGCGCCGCGGTCGATGCAGGCTATGTCCCCAACGACTATCAGGTCGGCCAGACCGGCAAGATCGTCGCCCCGCAGGTCTATTTCGCGATCGGCATCTCGGGCGCGATCCAGCATCTTGCGGGCATGAAGGACAGCAAGACGATCGTCGCGATCAACAAGGACGAGGACGCCCCGATCTTCCAGGTCGCCGACTTCGGCCTCGTCGCCGATCTGTTCAGCGCGGTCCCCGACCTGACCGCCAAGATCTGAACCGTCCAAGCGAAGATGACAGGAAAAGGGCGGCGCTGCGGAGCCGCCCTTTTTCGTTGGCGGGCCTTATTCGGCCTCGGTGCTCAGCCCCAGCTCGGGGATACCGATCGAGCGGCGCCCGCCGAAATCGGAGCGCACGACGATTGCGCCCTGTTTTTCCATATACTCGACCAATCGCCTGATGCGCCCCGGCGAGCGGCTGCCATAGGCGCGCCCCAGCACGTCGTCGTCGGGACAGATGTCGCCATCCATCGCAGCGCGCGCGATTTGCAGAAACGGCGCCAGCATGTCGTCGGGCAATCGCTCGCCGACGCGCAGCGCCTCGGCCCAGCGCGGCTCGGACGGATCGAAGACCCCACCTTTGGCCAGCGCAAAGCGGCGGCGGAACGCGGCGAGATCGAGCGGCACCTTTTTCAACTTCGCCATCCGGCACCGCACCGAAAAATCCTGATAAAGAAAGGCTTCGGGCTGAAAGGCGGTGTCGGGGTCGGTCAGCATCTCTTCGAGCATCGCGATCACCACCGCGTCGCTTTGCTCCGCCTCTTCGACCGCGGCGACGATGTCGAGCACCACCGGGGCGTCGCGGTCCTCATGCAGCCCCTCGACCGCCGCGATGCGTTCGAGCACTTCGCTCGCCGCGATCGGCTCGGGTTCGGGGGCAAGGGTGCGCGGCGCCATCGGCGCCTCCATCTCGGTGAACAGCATCGACCGCATGTCGGCCCCGCCCGCCACTGGCAACGGCATCAGGCTGTGCGTCCCCATCCGCGTGGCGGTCTGCGTCGCGCCGATGCGGATCGACAGCGGACGGCGCGAGATTGCCGGGCCGAGTCCCAGGAAATGCCCACGTTCCAGATCGCGGATCGCCTCCGCCTGCCGCCGCTCCATCCCGAGCAGGTCTGCGGCGCGCGCCATGTCGATGTCCAGGAAGGTGCGCCCCATCAGGAAATTGCTCGCCTCGGCCGCGACATTCTTCGCGAGCTTCGCCAGCCGCTGCGTCGCAATCGCGCCGGCGAGGCCGCGCTTGCGCCCGCGGCACATCAGGTTTGTCATCGCCGACAGGCTGGCGCGGCGGACATTGTCGGACACGTCGCCCGCGACGCTCGGCGCGAACATCTGTGCCTCGTCGACCACCACCAGCGCCGGAAACCAATGCTCGCGCGGCGCATCGAATAATGCGTTCAAAAACGCCGCGGCGCAGGTCATTTGCGCCTCAATATCGAGCGATTCCAGGCTGAGGACGATCGACGCGCGATGTTCGCGGATGCGCGCGCCCATCGCCGCGATCTCGCGCTCGTTATAGTCGCCGCCGTTGATCACGACATGGCTGTAGGCATCGGCGAGCGTGACGAAATCACCCTCGGGATCGATGACGATCTGCTGCACCAGTTCGGCGCTTTCCTCGAGGATGCGGCGCAGCAGGTGCGACTTGCCCGACCCTGAATTGCCCTGGACGAGCAGCCGCGTCGCCAGCAGCTCCTGCACGTCGATGCGCACGTTTTGCCCCGCGGCGTCGGTCCCGATGTCGATGCTGGTCTTCACGGACGCCGCCCTATCGGGCGCCCATCCGAATGACAACCGGGCCAGCTTTCGGATCGCCCGATTTTGCCACGCGACCTTGCAAAGCCGCATGAAACCGCGAAAAGGGCGCCATGGATTTCGACGACCAGCTCCGCCGCTATTTCGGCACCGCCGACCTCGCGGCGATCCACCCCGAGGCGCACGCCGCAGGCACCGAACGCATGCGCGTCGACTTCGGCCTGGAGACCAACCCCGGCCGCCGCTTCGCTTTATGGGCGCTGATGTACATGCTCGGCGTCGCGCCCGATCTCGACGTCGCGTTCAAGGATGAGGGCGAGCGCAACACCGCGCGCGATTTCATGGATATGGTCGACCGGGCTGGCGAGGGTTGATCTGGAGTGTCAGGAAAACGACCGGAAGCGGACGTTCCGCATTTCTTGACTTCGTCATCCCCGCGAAAGCGGGGACCCAGAGCGTGCGTCGGCGGGCCTGTCCCTGGGTTCCCGCTTTCGCGGGAATGACGAGGGTGGGGAATAGCAGCTCCCCACCTCCAAGCGGACGCGGCCTTCAAATAGTCCTTTCCTACATTATCCGGCTATGCCAGCCTTCATCCGGCTCTTTCATTTGGTGAACGAAAGCGGTCGCTGCCCGGCTTACGGGTGCGACCACGGCGGAGCGTGCCAGGCGCGTCCAGCACGCCGCGAGTTCCAAATCGGGAGGCGCACAGGGCTGAACTTTACTGAACTTTGAAAAAGCGGACCTTACCCATCGTCATCCCGGACTTGATCCGGGATCCATGGCCACGCTCGCCTTCTGGACCCCGATCAAGTCCGGGAAGACGAGGCGGATTGCGTGGCCTCCTCCAAATTTCAACGCCGTGTTAACCATACAACAACCCCCGTCATCGTAATTTTACAAAGCCATCCGCTTTTCCCTTGCGGTAGGGCGGCGGCATCGCCACGTTGCATTTCTAAGGGGGCCGCTCTCCCCGGCCTGGTCCCCGCAAGGAGATGAAGACCATGCCGTCCTTTTCGGAGAGCCTCGAAAAGACCCTGCACAATGCGCTGAAAGCCGCGTCGGAGCGCCACCACGAATATGCGACGTTGGAGCATCTGCTCTTCGCGCTGATCGACGACGACCATGCCGCCGAAGTCATGCGCGCCTGCGGCGTCGCGATCGACGACCTGCAATCAGCGGTCGTCCATTATCTCGACACCGAACTCGACAGTTTGAAGGTTGAGGGGCACAGCGACCCGTCGCCGACGAGCGGGTTCCAGCGCGTCGTCCAGCGCGCGATCCTGCACGTCCAGTCGTCGGGCAAGGATGAAGTCACCGGCGCCAACGTCCTCGTCGCGCTGTTCTCCGAACGCGAAAGCTACGCGGTTTACTTCCTGCAGCAGCAGGATTTGACGCGCCTCGATGCGGTCTCCTACCTCAGCCACGGCGTCGGCAAGGGCGGCAAACCCTCGCCGCAGGCCGAGCCCGAGGAGAAGGAAGAAACGAAGGACAAGGACAGCAGCGGCAAGAACAAGAAGGAAACCGCGCTCGACCAGTTCACCGTCAACCTCAACGAGAAAGCCAAGATCGGCAAGGTCGATCCGCTGATCGGCCGCGGCGCCGAGGTCGATCGCACGATCCAGATCCTCTGCCGCCGGTCAAAGAACAACCCACTTTATGTCGGCGATCCCGGCGTCGGCAAGACCGCGATCGCCGAGGGCCTCGCGCGCAAGATTATCGAGGGTGACGTGCCCGAGGTGCTGCTGCCCGCGGTCATCTATTCGCTCGACATGGGCGCGCTGCTCGCCGGCACGCGCTATCGCGGCGATTTCGAGGAGCGGCTGAAACAGGTCGTGACCGAACTCGAAGGCTTGCCACACGCGATATTGTTCATCGACGAGATCCATACCGTCATCGGTGCGGGTGCTACTTCGGGTGGCGCGATGGACGCATCGAACCTGCTCAAGCCCGCGCTGTCCGGCGGCGTTATCCGCTGCATCGGCTCGACGACGTACAAGGAGTTCCGCAACCATTTCGAAAAAGACCGCGCGTTGCTGCGCCGGTTCCAGAAGATCGATGTGGTCGAACCGACGCTGGAAGACACCAAGAAGATTCTCGCCGGGCTGCGCAGCGCGTTCGAGAGCCATCATCAGGTGCGCTATACCCCCGATGCGATCAACGCCGCGGTCGAGCTGTCGGCACGCTACATCAACGACCGCAAATTGCCCGACAAGGCGATCGACGTGATCGACGAGGTTGGCGCGATGCAGATGCTCGTCGCCCCGTCGAAGCGCAAGAAGACGATCACCGCGAAAGAGATCGAGGCGGTGATCGCGACGATGGCGCGCATCCCGCCCAAATCGGTGTCGAGCGACGACAAGGCGACCCTCGCCAGCCTCGAAACCGACCTGAAACGCGTCGTGTTCGGGCAGAACACCGCGATCGAGGTGCTGTCGTCGGCGATCAAGCTCTCCCGTGCGGGCCTGCGCGATCCCGAAAAGCCGATCGGCAACTATCTGTTCAGCGGACCTACGGGGGTCGGCAAGACCGAGGTCGCCAAGCAGCTCGCGTCGATCATGGGCATTCCGCTCCAGCGGTTCGACATGAGCGAATATATGGAGCG carries:
- a CDS encoding ATP-binding protein is translated as MKTSIDIGTDAAGQNVRIDVQELLATRLLVQGNSGSGKSHLLRRILEESAELVQQIVIDPEGDFVTLADAYSHVVINGGDYNEREIAAMGARIREHRASIVLSLESLDIEAQMTCAAAFLNALFDAPREHWFPALVVVDEAQMFAPSVAGDVSDNVRRASLSAMTNLMCRGRKRGLAGAIATQRLAKLAKNVAAEASNFLMGRTFLDIDMARAADLLGMERRQAEAIRDLERGHFLGLGPAISRRPLSIRIGATQTATRMGTHSLMPLPVAGGADMRSMLFTEMEAPMAPRTLAPEPEPIAASEVLERIAAVEGLHEDRDAPVVLDIVAAVEEAEQSDAVVIAMLEEMLTDPDTAFQPEAFLYQDFSVRCRMAKLKKVPLDLAAFRRRFALAKGGVFDPSEPRWAEALRVGERLPDDMLAPFLQIARAAMDGDICPDDDVLGRAYGSRSPGRIRRLVEYMEKQGAIVVRSDFGGRRSIGIPELGLSTEAE
- the clpA gene encoding ATP-dependent Clp protease ATP-binding subunit ClpA codes for the protein MPSFSESLEKTLHNALKAASERHHEYATLEHLLFALIDDDHAAEVMRACGVAIDDLQSAVVHYLDTELDSLKVEGHSDPSPTSGFQRVVQRAILHVQSSGKDEVTGANVLVALFSERESYAVYFLQQQDLTRLDAVSYLSHGVGKGGKPSPQAEPEEKEETKDKDSSGKNKKETALDQFTVNLNEKAKIGKVDPLIGRGAEVDRTIQILCRRSKNNPLYVGDPGVGKTAIAEGLARKIIEGDVPEVLLPAVIYSLDMGALLAGTRYRGDFEERLKQVVTELEGLPHAILFIDEIHTVIGAGATSGGAMDASNLLKPALSGGVIRCIGSTTYKEFRNHFEKDRALLRRFQKIDVVEPTLEDTKKILAGLRSAFESHHQVRYTPDAINAAVELSARYINDRKLPDKAIDVIDEVGAMQMLVAPSKRKKTITAKEIEAVIATMARIPPKSVSSDDKATLASLETDLKRVVFGQNTAIEVLSSAIKLSRAGLRDPEKPIGNYLFSGPTGVGKTEVAKQLASIMGIPLQRFDMSEYMERHSVSRLIGAPPGYVGYDQGGLLTDAIDQNPHCVLLLDEIEKAHPDLFNILLQVMDNGRLTDHHGKTVDFRNVILIMTTNAGASDMARESIGFGQSTREDVQEEAVKRMFTPEFRNRLDAIVPFGYLPPEVVARVVDKFILELELQLADRNVHIQLDDAAREWLTGKGYDKLYGARPMGRLIQEKIKQPLAEELLFGKLVHGGEVKVKMKTGDDAHVGNPLAFEIVSAPPKAGKGKPKADKAKKAAE